The sequence CAGCGCGCAAAGTAACATATCTGTATTTTCTGTTGTGAAAGCACGAAAAAGGTTTAAAATGACACGTGTGTTTAGACAGGGATTCGTAGTTCATTTTTTGTGCACTTTTTTCATCAATGGCATTTTTTGGGGAGGCATCGGCAGCATGTGAGCATTATAACTAGCTAAATGCCATAGCTCGGTATAAAACTgagaaaagatttttttttttaaaaaaagggcAGACATTACACACTTCCCTGCATTTATTTAATTTACAACAACATACCGCAAGCGAGCTGTGTGGTGTTGTTTGAGATCATCCATATACGGTCGGAAGCACGAAATACACTATATATCGTAGAACTTAACAAGAAACCACAAATCGCTGATGAACAAACCAGTGGAAAACCAtcatcgcctttttttttctattctattTTTATTCAATTCGGCTTATTTCctgtaatttatttttttttgtattcacatGTTTTTCTTAAAGCACTCCACAGCCGCAGAAGCAAAGAGATCAACTTACAGCTGGTACACGAAACTAAACGATATCTTTACAAAACTTGAAGTCCtttctaacattttttttttaacactcaGCTTCTCTGCTCTTCACGTGCACTACGTCGAACAAAAAACTTTCACATCGTCAAAAAAATTCAGAAGCCGCGGATCACTCACCGGGATAGAAAGCTGCCAGTATAAGGGTCGAGGAGACGGCCTGATCGGTCAGGGCCTTCTGTATGGCTTCCTTGGTACCACGGGAAGGAATCACGCGGTCCAGGTACCGGTACCAGTAGTTGAGGAAGGGCGCGGACACCGTGGTTGCGAAGACCATGTACCGCAACATGATCTTCCAGTCGTAACCCCGCCTCCGCCGCGTCTCGTCGATGCTCATCAGGATCGTCTGCTGCGTGAATTCCGCGGCAACGTAGAGCGTCGGATAGGTCACCATGTTCGCGACCAGGGGTCTTTCGCGGAACACGGCCGTGAAACGTCCGAACTTGGAGGCGACCCGCTGCATCTTTTACGGGGAAAACGGTGAACTTGTTTACGGTGCGAACTTCTTCAAGGGCGGGGCGGTACACTGCGCGTTCGTCGGAGCACGATTCAAATTAAAACGGTCGCGTTGTACTCGATTGACGTCGCGTCCGATCGGCGTCGTAGTCGACTAGAGGCCCAAAGCGACGCGCAGCAACGCACCGACGGCCTCCTTGTGTCATGCGATACGCACGCTAGCTGGTTGTTTTGGAGCCGTTCCTTGCGCAACTACAAGCCGACGACGCGCAGAGCGCCGGAGGGTCGACTGCAAAGCGAAACACGACGGGAGCCGCCATGATGATTTTGCTCGATGTCGTTGGGGCTGTTGAAAAACCGTTACTTATCTGTGAACTATTTGGCGACATGTGAACCTAAGCTAACCTAACCTGCGAAGTGTCACTTGTTCTTCAGTATTTTGTTTATACCTTACGGACCACCTGTAAAAATGGAATCTCCAGCGATGGCTTCGTTGGTTCCCAAAATAACAAAAAAGTACACATGTCGTATTATCTTATGTATTGAAGGCACTGAAGGCCTCAACAGCCGCCAAAATACATTCAATTTCAATAGTAGTTATGTTTTGGCTACAATATGTTACACAATCTCATGAGTTGGCATCCGTTTTAGCCCGTGTCGGCAACACTGTAAGCCGGCTCTGCGTttactttccttcttttttcgcaGGAGCGAACGCTAGCGTATACCTGCCGTAAAGTGCGAGTGTGTGTGCCTCGTTCGCACGCTATCATCTCTGGACTCTGACCTTGCGCTAGAAAGAAAAGGGGCAACGAAAATCTGTATGCAGCCGGCTTCAAGTTACAACCCTCGTGGCGGCCGAGATGTAAACTCTTCGAGCTGAAGTTGAGGACCTTCCCGCAGCCGACTCTCCGACTTTCGTGAAGCCGTGTGTGTTGTGTGTCGAAATGAGCGGTGCGCTGGAGTGCTTGGACTCGCGGTGCCTTCGACAGTGGTTCATCCTTTCAGCCTAACGAACCTTTAAATGTGTTCCGGATTAGCGAGCTGGGATTATCGGCTTTGCGGCGGATGAGCCAGCCGATATGGTCCGCGCTAACGGCAAGAGAGACGTCCGAATCCTCCTCGTTGGTGAAGGTGAGCGGGCGATTGTTTATTTAGTTAAGCAATCGGGTCTCCTCGGCGCGAGCTTGCATACCAAAGTCGGTCGTGGTGCCCGAATATCGGGCTGCGCTCCTAAGCCGGTTGGGATCTTTCGAAAGAACGCCTGGTAGGTAAGTTTTAATGCCCCGCTTAGATAACAGTCTACTGTCGTCGCACCGACAACACGGCTTGCGTGCGCTTTGTAGCTTCGATCGCTCATGCATGGATAGGTCGTGCCCGCTTTGAAGCTTACGGAGCCGGAAATTCGTTGCATTTAAAGGAACGCCTTTGACAACCTTTATGATTACTCGTTTTATTCGCGTACAAACTGCATGGTGTAAAGTCTAAGCCCACTAGCACACTACTGTCGCGTGCTAGTGGGCTTCGACTC comes from Rhipicephalus sanguineus isolate Rsan-2018 chromosome 7, BIME_Rsan_1.4, whole genome shotgun sequence and encodes:
- the LOC119399810 gene encoding mpv17-like protein isoform X1; its protein translation is MQRVASKFGRFTAVFRERPLVANMVTYPTLYVAAEFTQQTILMSIDETRRRRGYDWKIMLRYMVFATTVSAPFLNYWYRYLDRVIPSRGTKEAIQKALTDQAVSSTLILAAFYPAMSAMEGKEDIFAELKAKFVPTYKLSCCFWIPAQCINFFLVPPHLRVVTVGICSFAWVNILCIMKRMTVKPREEDA